A single genomic interval of Bacillus smithii harbors:
- a CDS encoding DUF1648 domain-containing protein codes for MEIRKRPALKLKKTPLGNILNIISLLVYIGSVMHLFMHWSSLPNRVPIHYNLVGEIDKWGSKEAIFFLPITGAILWMGLAILEKFPHLYNYMVVLTEENIERQYKNASTMINVVKNEILLYIAYCSWKDVNIAYGRDVVLETWDLPIFLLILFGSIGFFIIRSFRLQ; via the coding sequence ATGGAAATTCGAAAGCGTCCTGCATTAAAATTAAAAAAGACGCCATTAGGAAACATTCTAAACATTATTTCATTATTAGTGTACATCGGAAGTGTTATGCACTTATTCATGCACTGGTCTTCCTTGCCGAATCGAGTTCCAATTCATTATAACTTGGTCGGAGAAATAGACAAATGGGGCAGCAAAGAGGCTATTTTTTTCCTCCCGATTACAGGCGCCATTTTATGGATGGGGCTTGCAATTCTCGAAAAATTCCCACACCTTTATAATTACATGGTTGTTTTAACGGAAGAAAATATAGAACGGCAATACAAAAACGCAAGTACTATGATCAACGTTGTAAAAAATGAAATCCTCCTTTATATTGCTTATTGCAGTTGGAAAGATGTGAATATTGCCTATGGACGCGATGTCGTTTTAGAAACTTGGGATTTACCTATATTTCTTCTCATCCTTTTCGGTTCGATCGGATTTTTTATCATCAGGTCATTCCGTTTACAATAA
- a CDS encoding peroxiredoxin family protein has protein sequence MIKIKWGVLLIACLLLMAASQQLKADPFPENAKKEEKNQSNLMEKTGKQDQRLKKGDRLPGLKIGENAPDFTLTTLKGERIRLKERKGQKIIINFWATWCPPCKEEIPVLQRFYEQNKGSVELLAVNMDPESNVTQFARKYGISYPILLDQDGKVNETYKVAAIPTTYVIDENGVIIHKHIGNLQLQQMINWLK, from the coding sequence ATGATCAAAATAAAATGGGGAGTCCTATTGATTGCTTGTCTTCTGCTGATGGCTGCGAGCCAGCAACTGAAAGCCGATCCATTTCCGGAAAATGCAAAGAAAGAAGAGAAGAATCAATCCAATCTAATGGAAAAGACAGGTAAACAAGATCAGCGTCTAAAGAAAGGAGATCGTCTTCCTGGTTTAAAAATAGGTGAAAACGCACCGGATTTTACGCTGACGACTTTAAAGGGAGAGCGGATACGCTTAAAAGAGAGAAAAGGACAAAAGATTATCATCAACTTTTGGGCTACGTGGTGTCCACCTTGTAAAGAAGAAATTCCGGTTTTGCAGAGATTTTATGAACAAAATAAAGGATCAGTGGAATTGTTGGCAGTCAATATGGATCCTGAATCAAATGTTACACAGTTTGCCCGGAAATATGGCATATCGTACCCTATTCTTTTAGATCAAGACGGCAAAGTGAATGAAACATATAAAGTAGCGGCTATTCCGACAACTTATGTCATTGATGAAAATGGAGTGATCATCCATAAACATATTGGAAATTTACAACTTCAGCAAATGATCAATTGGCTAAAATAA
- a CDS encoding SCO family protein produces MYTKKQFAVIFFILFFTMTGCSNDDFRGNMNDKVQNFSYVNQNNQKVNLKDLKGKVWIADFIFTNCKTVCPPMTYNLTQLQKKLKKAGVQDYLIVSFSVDPTKDTPQKLKEYIHKFDADESHWQLLTGYNQKEIQKLAEKSFKTIAVPQPNSDQIMHGTSFYLVDKKGTVVKSYSGNQDVPFDEIVKDIKTLNKM; encoded by the coding sequence TTGTACACCAAAAAACAGTTTGCCGTTATTTTTTTCATTCTTTTCTTTACTATGACTGGCTGCAGCAATGATGATTTTAGAGGAAACATGAATGACAAGGTACAAAATTTTTCTTATGTGAACCAAAATAATCAAAAAGTAAATTTAAAAGATTTAAAAGGGAAAGTATGGATAGCAGATTTTATTTTTACGAACTGCAAAACGGTCTGTCCTCCTATGACCTATAATTTGACGCAGCTGCAAAAAAAATTAAAAAAAGCAGGTGTTCAAGATTATTTGATTGTCTCTTTCAGTGTGGATCCTACAAAAGATACTCCTCAAAAATTAAAAGAATATATTCATAAGTTTGATGCGGATGAATCTCATTGGCAGCTTTTGACAGGTTATAACCAAAAAGAAATTCAAAAATTAGCGGAAAAGTCGTTTAAAACCATTGCTGTTCCTCAACCGAATAGTGATCAAATCATGCATGGGACTAGCTTTTATCTTGTGGATAAGAAAGGGACTGTGGTAAAAAGTTATAGCGGAAATCAAGACGTTCCTTTTGATGAAATTGTGAAGGATATAAAGACGTTAAACAAAATGTAG
- a CDS encoding MarR family winged helix-turn-helix transcriptional regulator, with protein MEKGNIFSFIHTMELLNNRLLIYWNQMFPKNISISQILVLAELWEKGPRKQSDLATRLGFTPGAMTNIANKLIEAGVAERISDEKDRRIVYLAINQSGEDLLLEAMKMGQKMYLQLFQQLTKEEHKVLNSVYGKLLSFLEKQK; from the coding sequence ATGGAAAAAGGGAACATATTTTCATTTATACACACAATGGAACTATTGAACAACCGATTATTAATTTATTGGAATCAAATGTTTCCAAAAAACATCAGCATTTCTCAAATCCTCGTTTTAGCGGAGCTGTGGGAAAAAGGTCCAAGAAAACAATCGGACCTTGCTACGCGGCTTGGATTTACACCAGGAGCCATGACCAATATCGCCAATAAATTAATCGAAGCCGGAGTAGCGGAACGAATTTCAGATGAAAAAGATAGGAGAATTGTTTATTTAGCGATCAACCAATCTGGAGAAGATTTACTTTTGGAAGCCATGAAAATGGGACAAAAAATGTATTTGCAGCTTTTTCAACAGCTGACAAAAGAAGAGCATAAAGTATTAAACTCTGTCTATGGAAAATTACTGTCATTTTTGGAAAAACAAAAATAA
- a CDS encoding glutamate-5-semialdehyde dehydrogenase, producing MTELLEKAKKAKQASAELASKTTKQKNEALAAISKQLIEEISFILVENKKDVENARAKGMTEALIDRLTLNEKRIQDMADGIRQLIDLKDPVGEILDSWERPNGLQIKTVRVPLGVVGMIYEARPNVTVDAATLCLKTGNAVILRGSSSAQHSNIAISDCIRRALEGTEIPADAVQLLEDTSRETAQQLFTLTEYLDVLIPRGGKNLIQSVVEQASVPVLETGVGNCHIYIDESADKEMAIDIVINAKTQRPSVCNAAEKVLVHENWAAKYFAELAKRLQDHEVEVRGDQKAQQLAVGLKPATEEDWSTEYLDKIIAVKIVSSVEEAIEHINQYGTKHSEAIITADDQNVAKFFNEVDAAALYHNASTRFTDGFEFGFGAEIGISTQKLHARGPMGLKALTTTKYLIYGNGQIRN from the coding sequence ATGACGGAGTTGCTGGAAAAAGCGAAAAAGGCCAAGCAAGCTTCTGCTGAGCTAGCCAGTAAAACAACAAAACAAAAAAATGAAGCGTTAGCTGCTATTTCGAAACAACTAATAGAAGAAATATCCTTTATTCTTGTGGAAAATAAAAAAGACGTTGAGAACGCTCGTGCCAAAGGAATGACAGAGGCATTGATTGATCGCTTGACTCTCAATGAGAAAAGGATTCAAGATATGGCGGACGGCATCCGTCAACTCATTGATTTAAAAGATCCTGTAGGGGAAATTTTGGACAGTTGGGAACGGCCCAATGGACTGCAAATCAAAACAGTGAGAGTTCCACTTGGTGTGGTGGGGATGATTTATGAGGCACGTCCAAATGTGACCGTGGATGCGGCCACACTATGCTTAAAGACAGGAAATGCGGTGATACTGCGAGGCAGTTCATCTGCTCAACATTCCAACATAGCGATTAGTGATTGCATTAGACGAGCCCTTGAAGGAACGGAAATTCCTGCGGATGCTGTTCAATTGTTGGAAGATACTTCAAGAGAAACCGCTCAGCAATTATTTACACTCACGGAATATTTAGATGTGTTGATTCCTCGCGGCGGAAAAAATTTGATCCAATCCGTCGTGGAACAAGCTTCTGTTCCAGTGCTAGAAACAGGTGTCGGAAATTGCCACATTTACATTGATGAATCAGCTGATAAAGAAATGGCCATTGATATCGTCATTAACGCCAAAACTCAACGACCTTCCGTCTGCAATGCGGCGGAGAAGGTTCTCGTCCATGAAAACTGGGCTGCAAAGTATTTTGCGGAACTTGCCAAACGTCTTCAAGATCATGAAGTCGAAGTACGAGGAGATCAAAAAGCCCAACAACTGGCCGTCGGACTGAAGCCTGCAACTGAGGAAGATTGGTCGACCGAGTATTTGGATAAAATTATAGCTGTCAAAATCGTTTCTTCGGTAGAGGAAGCCATTGAACACATTAACCAATATGGAACGAAACATTCAGAAGCCATCATTACAGCTGACGATCAAAATGTAGCGAAATTTTTCAATGAAGTGGATGCAGCAGCTCTTTATCACAATGCTTCCACTCGATTTACAGATGGATTTGAATTCGGGTTTGGTGCTGAAATTGGCATCAGCACGCAAAAATTGCACGCAAGGGGACCAATGGGACTAAAGGCTTTAACGACAACGAAATACTTGATTTATGGAAACGGCCAAATTAGAAACTAA
- a CDS encoding FbpB family small basic protein, which produces MRKIRKRSFHELVRENRQALLHDQQALDKIEERLEARLEMRRMEKAE; this is translated from the coding sequence ATGAGAAAAATCAGAAAAAGATCCTTTCATGAATTAGTAAGAGAGAATCGTCAAGCGCTTCTTCATGATCAACAAGCGCTGGATAAGATCGAGGAGAGGCTTGAGGCACGACTGGAAATGAGACGAATGGAAAAAGCGGAATAA
- the acnA gene encoding aconitate hydratase AcnA, with protein MTNDVFNARSSFEVNGKRYHYYRLAALKDANVADVSRLPYSIKVLLESVLRQYDGRVIKKEHIENLAKWGSKDVEGGEVPFKPSRVILQDFTGVPAVVDLASLRKAMSDMGGKPEMINPEIPVDLVVDHSVQVDKYGTSDALEKNMELEFERNAERYQFLNWAQKAFKNYRAVPPATGIVHQVNLEYLASVVHVKETSPNEYETYPDTLVGTDSHTTMINGLGVLGWGVGGIEAEAGMLGQPSYFPIPEVIGVKLTGELPNGSTATDLALKVTQVLRQKGVVGKFVEFFGPGVSKLPLADRATIANMAPEYGATCGFFPVDDESLSYLRLTGREEEHVQIVEKYLKENDMFFNPKEDPIYTDVVEINLSEIESNLSGPKRPQDLIPLSKMQSSFRQAVTAPQGTQGFGLTEKEFDKEAVVKFENGEEVTMKTGAVAIAAITSCTNTSNPYVLIGAGLVAKKAVEKGLNVPKYVKTSLAPGSKVVTGYLRDSGLLSYLEKIGFNLVGYGCTTCIGNSGPLLPEIEKAITDSDLFVTSVLSGNRNFEGRIHPLVKANYLASPPLVVAYALAGTVDIDLQNDPIGKDKDGNDVFFKDIWPSSDEIKEVVQRTVTPELFRKEYERVFDDNAKWNAIKTSNEPLYNWDPNSTYIQNPPFFEGLSENPEEIKQLTGLRVVGKFGDSVTTDHISPAGAIGVNTPAGKYLRSKGVEPRNFNSYGSRRGNHEVMMRGTFANIRIRNQIAPGTEGGFTTYWPTGEVMPIYDACMKYQQDGTGLVVLAGKDYGMGSSRDWAAKGTKLLGIKTVIAESYERIHRSNLVMMGVLPLQFKQGENAEVLGLTGKETIDVHIDDNVKPHDIIKVTATDENGNKKEFEVMVRFDSEVELDYYRHGGILQMVLRRKFEQLKHA; from the coding sequence ATGACAAACGACGTTTTTAACGCTCGTTCATCATTCGAAGTGAATGGTAAACGATATCATTATTATCGTCTAGCGGCTTTAAAGGATGCCAATGTGGCAGATGTCAGCCGCTTGCCATATTCGATCAAAGTATTATTAGAATCAGTTCTCCGCCAATATGATGGCAGAGTCATTAAAAAAGAACATATTGAAAATTTGGCGAAATGGGGTTCAAAAGACGTAGAGGGCGGAGAAGTTCCGTTCAAACCATCCCGCGTTATTTTGCAAGATTTTACAGGTGTACCAGCGGTTGTAGACCTGGCTTCATTGCGTAAAGCGATGAGCGATATGGGTGGAAAACCAGAAATGATCAATCCGGAAATTCCGGTGGATCTTGTCGTTGACCATTCTGTTCAAGTCGACAAATATGGAACTTCTGACGCTTTGGAAAAAAACATGGAATTGGAATTTGAACGAAATGCTGAACGATACCAATTCTTAAACTGGGCACAAAAGGCCTTTAAAAACTATCGTGCAGTTCCGCCGGCAACCGGGATTGTCCACCAAGTAAACCTTGAATATCTTGCAAGTGTGGTTCACGTAAAAGAAACAAGCCCGAACGAATATGAAACTTATCCAGATACTCTAGTAGGTACGGATTCCCATACAACCATGATCAACGGACTTGGTGTATTGGGATGGGGCGTAGGTGGTATCGAAGCAGAAGCTGGTATGCTTGGACAACCTTCTTATTTCCCAATTCCTGAAGTCATTGGTGTCAAATTAACAGGAGAACTGCCAAACGGTTCGACTGCGACAGACTTGGCGTTAAAAGTGACTCAAGTACTTCGTCAAAAAGGCGTGGTAGGAAAATTTGTTGAATTCTTCGGTCCGGGTGTTTCTAAGCTGCCGCTTGCCGACCGTGCTACCATTGCCAATATGGCGCCTGAATATGGGGCAACATGCGGATTCTTCCCGGTAGATGACGAATCGTTAAGCTATCTTCGCTTGACTGGACGCGAAGAAGAACATGTCCAAATTGTTGAAAAATACTTAAAAGAAAATGATATGTTCTTTAATCCCAAAGAAGATCCAATCTACACAGACGTAGTAGAAATCAATCTTTCTGAAATTGAGTCGAATTTGTCGGGTCCAAAACGCCCACAAGACTTAATTCCGCTTTCAAAAATGCAATCTTCTTTCCGTCAAGCCGTTACAGCACCACAAGGCACTCAAGGTTTCGGGTTGACGGAAAAAGAATTTGATAAAGAAGCCGTGGTGAAGTTCGAAAACGGCGAAGAAGTGACTATGAAAACGGGAGCAGTGGCGATTGCAGCTATCACTTCCTGTACCAATACATCTAACCCTTATGTATTGATCGGTGCCGGATTGGTGGCAAAAAAAGCCGTTGAAAAAGGGCTGAATGTACCGAAATATGTCAAAACTTCTTTAGCTCCTGGATCTAAAGTGGTAACTGGTTATTTACGCGACTCCGGCTTGCTAAGCTATCTTGAAAAAATCGGATTTAACCTTGTTGGTTACGGATGTACAACGTGTATCGGCAACTCCGGACCGCTTCTTCCGGAAATTGAAAAAGCAATTACGGATTCCGACCTCTTCGTGACATCTGTATTGTCCGGAAACCGCAACTTTGAAGGTCGTATTCATCCGCTTGTAAAAGCAAACTATCTTGCTTCGCCTCCATTAGTTGTGGCTTACGCACTTGCCGGAACAGTGGATATCGACTTGCAAAACGACCCAATCGGAAAAGACAAAGATGGAAACGATGTATTCTTTAAGGATATCTGGCCTTCTTCCGATGAAATTAAAGAAGTCGTTCAACGTACGGTAACTCCAGAATTGTTCCGTAAAGAATATGAACGTGTTTTCGATGACAACGCCAAATGGAATGCGATTAAAACCAGCAATGAACCACTTTATAATTGGGATCCAAATTCGACTTACATTCAAAACCCTCCATTCTTTGAAGGGCTTTCTGAAAATCCTGAAGAAATTAAACAGCTTACAGGTTTGCGTGTAGTCGGAAAATTCGGCGACTCCGTTACAACAGACCATATTTCGCCTGCAGGAGCCATTGGCGTAAATACTCCGGCAGGAAAATATTTACGCTCCAAAGGCGTAGAGCCGCGCAATTTCAACTCGTACGGCTCCAGACGTGGCAACCATGAAGTCATGATGCGTGGAACATTTGCCAATATCCGCATCCGCAACCAAATCGCTCCTGGAACGGAAGGCGGATTTACGACTTATTGGCCGACAGGAGAAGTAATGCCAATTTATGATGCATGCATGAAATATCAACAAGACGGAACGGGTCTAGTCGTTCTCGCCGGAAAAGACTATGGAATGGGTTCTTCCCGTGACTGGGCAGCAAAAGGTACGAAACTTTTAGGAATTAAAACCGTTATCGCTGAAAGCTACGAACGTATTCACCGTTCTAACCTTGTGATGATGGGTGTTCTCCCTCTTCAATTCAAACAAGGTGAAAATGCGGAAGTTCTTGGCTTAACCGGTAAAGAAACGATCGATGTTCATATCGACGATAATGTCAAACCTCATGACATTATTAAAGTAACGGCAACGGACGAAAACGGCAATAAGAAAGAATTCGAAGTGATGGTTCGTTTTGATTCAGAAGTAGAACTTGACTATTACCGTCACGGCGGAATTTTACAAATGGTTCTTCGTCGCAAATTTGAACAATTAAAACATGCGTAA
- a CDS encoding lytic transglycosylase domain-containing protein: MKKAFIWFLFPFIILVGFVTYKWTNGKIEENVSIPKEYIPIYKAAAQKYGVPWELLAAHHRVETKFSKGPLVSPAGAEGPMQFMPCTFVGWKYPGCEGKGKGKIPEKDKTNPAVIKKYGGYGVDANGDGKADPFDLEDAVFSAANYLARNGAANGHWKKAVYAYNHSEQYVEEVLFYTNKYKMTESTSF; the protein is encoded by the coding sequence ATGAAAAAAGCATTCATTTGGTTTCTTTTTCCATTTATTATTTTGGTCGGTTTCGTGACTTATAAATGGACAAATGGAAAGATTGAGGAAAATGTGAGCATACCGAAGGAATATATTCCGATATATAAAGCTGCGGCACAAAAATACGGGGTACCTTGGGAGCTTTTAGCTGCACACCATCGAGTGGAAACGAAGTTTTCTAAAGGTCCGTTAGTTTCTCCTGCAGGTGCTGAAGGACCGATGCAATTCATGCCATGCACGTTTGTGGGGTGGAAATATCCTGGCTGCGAAGGGAAAGGAAAAGGCAAAATTCCTGAAAAAGATAAAACCAACCCGGCTGTCATTAAAAAATATGGCGGCTATGGTGTGGATGCCAACGGAGACGGCAAGGCGGATCCTTTTGATCTTGAAGATGCAGTATTTAGCGCAGCCAATTATTTAGCACGAAACGGGGCGGCTAATGGACATTGGAAGAAAGCGGTCTACGCTTATAACCATAGTGAGCAATATGTAGAAGAAGTACTTTTTTACACGAATAAATATAAAATGACTGAATCTACAAGCTTTTGA
- a CDS encoding thermonuclease family protein, translated as MKKWFAIFSMCVLILSGCSSTGGQQNKHSSTTTNESASNEAASDQQSKKAYAGTNKSYVKGIRAVVVRVVDGDTFVARMANGKEERVRMILVDTPETKHPRLGVQPFGPEASAFTKSQLTGKTVTLEFDVQERDKYGRLLAYVWLNHQNYNKLLIEKGLARVAVFPPNTKYVDEFRAAQAVAQREKKGIWSIENYVTDHGYNSNGKEQNSLTGTEKSSTQDHSKGSCNIKGNISSSGKKIYHMPGDEYYDETKPEKVFCSREEAEAAGFRPSQR; from the coding sequence ATGAAAAAGTGGTTCGCTATCTTTAGTATGTGCGTACTTATTTTGTCTGGCTGTTCGTCAACCGGCGGTCAGCAAAATAAGCATTCATCAACAACAACAAACGAATCTGCTTCTAATGAAGCAGCATCCGATCAGCAGTCGAAAAAAGCCTATGCCGGAACAAATAAATCTTATGTAAAAGGGATACGTGCTGTTGTAGTGCGTGTAGTAGACGGTGATACATTTGTGGCTCGGATGGCAAACGGAAAAGAAGAACGGGTACGGATGATTTTAGTTGATACACCGGAAACGAAACATCCTAGATTAGGGGTTCAACCGTTTGGTCCGGAAGCCTCCGCCTTTACAAAATCACAATTGACCGGTAAAACCGTTACGCTGGAGTTTGATGTTCAAGAAAGGGACAAGTACGGCAGGCTTCTGGCTTACGTGTGGTTAAATCATCAAAATTACAATAAACTGCTGATTGAAAAGGGCCTCGCCCGCGTGGCAGTCTTTCCGCCTAATACAAAATATGTCGATGAATTTAGAGCTGCACAAGCAGTCGCGCAAAGAGAGAAGAAAGGAATCTGGTCTATTGAAAATTATGTAACGGACCATGGATATAATTCGAATGGAAAGGAACAAAATTCATTAACAGGTACAGAGAAATCGTCAACACAAGACCATTCCAAGGGAAGCTGCAATATTAAAGGGAACATCTCCAGTTCCGGTAAAAAAATATACCATATGCCTGGCGACGAATATTATGATGAAACGAAACCGGAAAAAGTGTTCTGTTCCCGTGAAGAAGCGGAAGCTGCAGGATTTCGTCCTTCTCAGCGATAA
- a CDS encoding small acid-soluble spore protein P, translated as MNKNDGKDMRKNAPKGHHTGQPEPLSGSHKVKNRNHTRQKHNPGHGM; from the coding sequence ATGAACAAAAACGATGGGAAAGATATGAGAAAAAATGCTCCAAAAGGACACCACACTGGTCAGCCTGAACCATTAAGCGGTTCCCATAAAGTCAAAAACAGAAACCATACCCGTCAAAAACATAATCCCGGCCACGGAATGTAA
- the ald gene encoding alanine dehydrogenase, whose protein sequence is MIIGVPKEVKNNENRVAITPAGVLQLVKAGHKVLVETNAGFGSGFTDEEYKNVGANIEKNASEVWENSELILKVKEPVESEYQYFRKDLLLFTYLHLAAEPKLTKELVKSGVTGIAYETVSVNKTLPLLSPMSEVAGRMAAQIGAQFLEKQYGGKGVLLGGVPGVKKSKVTIIGGGMVGSNAAKIAIGLGADVTVIDLNPDRLRELEVMFGGNIQTLMSNSYNIAESVKESDLVIGAVLIPGAKAPKLVTEEMVKEMSNGAVVVDVAVDQGGIFETVDRVTTHDNPTYEKFGVVHYAVANMPGAVPRTSTIALTNVTIPYALQLANKGFKQAILDNPALKAGVNTFKGQVTYASVARDLNYKYVSVDDLL, encoded by the coding sequence ATGATCATAGGTGTACCAAAAGAAGTCAAAAACAATGAAAATCGAGTGGCGATTACTCCTGCGGGTGTTCTTCAACTGGTAAAAGCCGGCCACAAAGTGTTGGTTGAAACAAACGCCGGTTTTGGAAGCGGCTTTACTGATGAAGAATATAAAAATGTAGGGGCAAATATCGAGAAAAACGCATCCGAAGTTTGGGAAAATTCCGAACTCATTCTCAAAGTCAAAGAACCTGTTGAAAGTGAATATCAGTATTTTCGAAAAGATTTGCTTCTTTTTACATATCTTCATTTAGCTGCGGAACCAAAACTGACAAAAGAACTGGTGAAAAGCGGCGTAACGGGAATTGCGTATGAAACGGTCTCTGTCAATAAGACTTTGCCGCTTCTTTCTCCTATGAGCGAAGTGGCTGGACGGATGGCAGCGCAGATCGGAGCACAGTTTCTTGAAAAACAATATGGTGGAAAAGGAGTGCTGCTTGGGGGAGTTCCGGGAGTCAAGAAAAGCAAAGTCACGATTATTGGCGGGGGTATGGTAGGATCGAATGCTGCAAAAATTGCGATAGGTCTCGGTGCGGATGTAACCGTGATTGATTTGAATCCGGATCGTTTACGGGAATTGGAAGTGATGTTTGGCGGCAATATTCAAACGTTAATGTCGAATTCTTATAATATTGCGGAATCTGTAAAAGAATCTGATTTAGTGATAGGAGCGGTACTTATTCCGGGAGCCAAAGCACCAAAACTTGTCACAGAAGAAATGGTCAAGGAAATGTCCAACGGAGCGGTAGTGGTCGATGTCGCCGTCGATCAAGGTGGAATTTTTGAAACAGTGGATCGAGTCACGACACATGACAATCCAACTTATGAAAAATTTGGAGTTGTTCATTACGCTGTTGCCAATATGCCGGGTGCTGTTCCCCGAACTTCGACAATCGCCTTAACGAACGTTACGATCCCTTACGCATTGCAATTGGCCAATAAAGGTTTTAAACAAGCAATTTTGGACAATCCCGCTTTAAAGGCTGGAGTGAATACATTTAAAGGGCAAGTGACTTATGCGTCCGTAGCGCGCGATTTAAATTATAAATATGTTTCTGTAGATGACTTGCTTTAA
- a CDS encoding acid-soluble spore protein N: protein MSNPHKKSKYFVPDHLGTQPRAAGGNKGKKMQDKSGHHAQVIQTKGE from the coding sequence ATGAGCAATCCACATAAAAAAAGCAAATATTTTGTGCCGGATCATTTAGGCACCCAGCCTCGTGCAGCAGGAGGCAACAAAGGCAAAAAAATGCAAGACAAATCAGGACACCACGCACAAGTGATCCAGACGAAAGGCGAGTAA
- the sspO gene encoding small acid-soluble spore protein O has protein sequence MTKRKANHVIPGMNASKSQGDGAGYNEGSSNEPLTEQQRQNNKKRKKNQ, from the coding sequence ATGACCAAAAGAAAAGCAAACCATGTCATTCCCGGAATGAATGCATCCAAATCACAAGGAGATGGAGCTGGATACAACGAAGGGTCCTCCAACGAACCACTGACGGAACAGCAAAGACAAAACAATAAAAAAAGAAAGAAAAACCAATAA
- the proB gene encoding glutamate 5-kinase, translated as MRKKRIVVKIGSSSLTNAMGGICREKLADHVRALAKLKQQGHEVVLISSGAVAAGFTALNYPTRPVSIKGKQAAAAVGQGLLMQAYTEEFKKYHMVAAQMLLTRSDFSRKQQYSNAYETLTELLDRSVLPIINENDSVSIEELTFGDNDMLSALVSGLIHADFLIILTDINGLYDKNPREDPTAKKYYYLPAITDEILDLADSSGSKFGTGGMKSKIDAAKTALSLGVSLFIGTGTGENKLVDILEGKGDGTYIGYTPRKGMTANKQWIAIHSLVKGQVEIDHGAAEALLDQGKSLLPAGVTAVNGSFRAGDVIEVVNPRGEVLGKGQVNYDSSELQEIKGKHSDEIKQKYNRDHCEVIHRDNWVSLAHSNRSR; from the coding sequence GTGCGAAAAAAACGGATTGTGGTGAAAATCGGAAGCAGTTCATTAACGAACGCTATGGGCGGTATTTGCCGGGAAAAACTGGCGGACCATGTTAGGGCATTAGCAAAATTAAAACAACAAGGCCATGAAGTGGTGCTGATTTCGTCCGGTGCGGTTGCAGCCGGTTTTACTGCGTTGAACTATCCCACCCGGCCGGTTTCAATAAAAGGAAAACAAGCAGCGGCGGCTGTCGGGCAAGGACTGCTTATGCAGGCTTATACAGAGGAATTCAAAAAATATCACATGGTGGCCGCCCAGATGCTGTTAACGAGAAGTGATTTTTCCAGAAAACAGCAGTACAGCAATGCTTATGAAACATTGACGGAACTACTCGACCGCTCGGTTTTGCCAATTATCAATGAAAATGATTCGGTTTCCATTGAAGAGTTGACTTTTGGGGACAATGATATGTTGTCTGCTCTAGTCAGCGGTTTGATACATGCTGATTTTCTCATTATCTTGACGGACATTAACGGATTATATGATAAAAATCCGCGCGAAGATCCAACAGCCAAAAAATATTACTACTTGCCAGCCATTACCGATGAGATTCTTGATTTAGCTGATTCTTCCGGATCTAAGTTTGGTACCGGGGGAATGAAGTCGAAAATCGATGCGGCGAAGACAGCTCTTTCTCTCGGAGTCAGTTTATTTATCGGTACAGGAACAGGAGAAAACAAACTAGTGGATATATTAGAAGGCAAGGGAGACGGGACGTATATCGGCTATACTCCCCGAAAAGGAATGACGGCAAATAAGCAATGGATTGCCATTCATTCTTTGGTAAAAGGGCAAGTCGAAATTGATCATGGAGCGGCTGAAGCTCTTTTGGATCAAGGGAAAAGTCTATTGCCTGCCGGAGTGACGGCAGTGAACGGAAGCTTTCGCGCGGGCGATGTGATTGAAGTGGTGAACCCTCGCGGTGAAGTGCTTGGAAAAGGACAAGTGAACTATGATTCCTCAGAATTGCAAGAAATAAAAGGAAAACATAGCGACGAAATCAAACAAAAGTATAACCGCGATCATTGTGAGGTCATTCACCGCGATAATTGGGTGTCTCTGGCTCATTCGAATCGATCACGTTGA